In a single window of the Leisingera daeponensis DSM 23529 genome:
- a CDS encoding LysR family transcriptional regulator: MLNATWLETFTTLAETGHFTRAAQRLNMTQPGVSQHLRKLEAQLGQVLIAQDGKSFSLTPAGEAVRALGQARRDEERRLREAIATDSPDAGEVRIACSGSFATLLYPRILELLEAAPHLTAHLEAAPQAAIKRGLLEGAFDLGILDHDPGHPRLEAEHLGEEELCLVLPSCDAAAEVTFEALEARGLVAHPDGFAHADELLSLNFPEAYQGADRLRVRTYVNQIGQILDPVARGIGYTLLPRSGVEAYAQRGLLAVIPLPRPRRHGLWLTSRKGRPLSARLKRMQRLAQEVAAELG; encoded by the coding sequence GTGCTGAACGCCACCTGGCTTGAAACCTTCACAACGCTGGCTGAGACCGGCCATTTCACCCGCGCGGCGCAGCGGCTGAACATGACCCAGCCGGGCGTCTCGCAGCACCTGCGCAAGCTGGAGGCGCAGCTTGGGCAGGTGCTGATCGCGCAGGACGGCAAGAGTTTCTCGCTGACCCCGGCGGGGGAGGCGGTGCGGGCGCTGGGACAGGCCCGGCGCGATGAGGAACGGCGCTTGCGAGAGGCCATCGCCACCGACAGCCCCGACGCCGGAGAGGTGCGGATCGCCTGTTCCGGCAGCTTTGCAACGCTGCTGTACCCGCGCATTCTGGAACTGCTGGAGGCCGCGCCGCACCTCACCGCGCATCTGGAAGCGGCGCCGCAAGCGGCGATAAAGCGCGGTCTTTTGGAAGGGGCGTTCGACCTGGGCATTCTGGACCACGACCCCGGCCACCCCCGGCTGGAGGCGGAGCATCTGGGGGAGGAGGAACTGTGCCTTGTGCTGCCAAGCTGTGATGCGGCTGCGGAGGTCACGTTCGAGGCTCTGGAGGCACGCGGCCTGGTCGCCCATCCCGATGGCTTTGCCCATGCGGACGAACTGCTGTCCCTGAACTTTCCGGAGGCCTATCAGGGCGCCGACCGCCTGCGCGTGCGGACCTATGTCAACCAGATCGGCCAGATCCTGGACCCGGTCGCGCGCGGCATCGGCTATACGCTGCTGCCGCGCAGCGGGGTTGAGGCCTATGCGCAGCGGGGCCTGCTGGCGGTGATCCCGCTTCCCAGGCCGCGCCGTCATGGGCTTTGGCTTACCAGCCGCAAGGGCCGCCCGCTGAGCGCGCGGCTGAAGCGGATGCAGCGGCTGGCGCAGGAGGTGGCGGCGGAGCTGGGGTAG
- a CDS encoding tellurite resistance TerB family protein, whose protein sequence is MSEQTPHPMTPQDCLVALMVAVSASDENIRTAELVKIQSAVNMLPVFADYDIDRVSRVSRTVFDLFEQEDGLEALFGLIRDDLPERLFETGYALACDVAAADGILGETELEFLAEVRYELNIDRLHAAAIERGARARHMV, encoded by the coding sequence ATGAGTGAGCAAACCCCGCATCCGATGACCCCGCAGGACTGCCTTGTGGCCCTGATGGTGGCGGTCTCGGCCTCGGACGAAAACATCCGCACCGCGGAGCTGGTCAAGATCCAGTCGGCGGTCAACATGCTGCCGGTCTTTGCCGATTACGACATCGACCGGGTGAGCCGGGTGTCGCGCACCGTCTTTGACCTGTTCGAGCAGGAGGACGGGCTGGAGGCGCTGTTCGGCCTGATCCGCGATGACCTGCCGGAGCGGCTGTTCGAGACCGGCTATGCGCTGGCCTGCGATGTTGCCGCCGCCGATGGCATCCTGGGCGAGACCGAGCTCGAGTTTCTGGCCGAGGTCCGCTACGAGCTGAACATCGACCGGCTGCACGCCGCCGCGATCGAACGCGGCGCCCGTGCCCGGCATATGGTCTGA
- a CDS encoding glycosyl hydrolase family 28-related protein, which translates to MNKAITDGLQLMPPAFAEGLNVWSSGNGTPGSDTYDGAANAVFVAADADFGGCLEIQKTENIQKLRFMGQTPLEPGCYLQIKVRIKAVSGALPAVRVAGWAAAAGGSHISGVSESGMQYALSQYGRVLEVTGIVGSGDRPGVDMPWGRTAAYGHFGLDLTGANGGVVRIDDIEITDITSAFLRKMLSVVDVTDYGAVGDGSTDCTAAFEAADAAAAGRRILVPAGDFHLASTVSLSHEAVFEGTVSMPASQMLLLTKNFDFPSYAAAFGDEELGFKKAFQALLNNVDHESLDLKGRKITVTAPLDMQAAVPNKTSYATRRIIRNGQLEAASSAAWDTDTVTSQATYSPSRSTKLTNVANIANIRVGSLVEGAGVGREIYVQSKNTGAGELTLTAPLYDAAGTQTFTFRDFKYLVDFAGFSALSKFGMEGIEFQCNARCSALRLAPSGSVFSLDGCFFSRPKDRGITSTGTGCQGILVDNCQFLSAEDPLDVEDRISIGLNVNANDAKLRSNRATKFRHFALLAGANNTVTGNHFFQGDSVANGVRSAGLVLAANNCTTTVSDNYIDNCFIEWTNERDPSPDFTTGFSFSALSVTANVFLSGDVAPWFSYIVIKPYGSGHYLNGLSVTGNKFRSLNGSIDRAERVDTSFSDLDFSRANDVVFEGNMYHNVTTHTANPLRIRHNQTSASSSWAVRANGQLPFQGYARYVDSVVPQGPVRTGGNSTRYSMPYCDTQQGANNDEIRLRWQEALKGEVQVLLRMDA; encoded by the coding sequence ATGAACAAGGCAATCACCGACGGTCTGCAGCTGATGCCCCCCGCCTTTGCGGAAGGTCTCAATGTCTGGTCCAGCGGCAACGGCACCCCCGGGTCGGACACCTATGACGGCGCCGCCAACGCGGTCTTTGTGGCGGCGGATGCGGATTTCGGCGGCTGCCTGGAGATCCAGAAGACCGAAAACATCCAGAAGCTGCGCTTCATGGGCCAGACGCCGCTGGAGCCGGGCTGCTATCTGCAGATCAAGGTGCGAATCAAGGCCGTCAGCGGCGCGCTGCCCGCGGTCCGCGTGGCCGGCTGGGCGGCGGCGGCGGGCGGCAGCCACATCAGCGGCGTGTCCGAATCCGGGATGCAATATGCGCTCAGCCAATACGGCAGGGTGCTTGAGGTCACCGGCATCGTCGGCAGCGGCGACCGCCCCGGCGTGGATATGCCCTGGGGCCGCACCGCCGCCTATGGCCATTTCGGGCTGGACCTCACTGGCGCCAACGGCGGTGTCGTGCGGATCGACGATATCGAGATCACCGACATCACCAGCGCCTTCCTGCGTAAAATGCTGAGCGTTGTGGACGTGACCGACTACGGCGCGGTGGGCGACGGCAGCACCGATTGCACCGCCGCGTTCGAGGCCGCCGATGCCGCCGCCGCCGGGCGCCGCATCCTGGTCCCCGCGGGGGACTTCCACCTCGCCAGCACCGTGTCGCTGAGCCACGAAGCGGTGTTTGAAGGCACCGTGTCGATGCCCGCCAGCCAGATGCTGCTGCTGACGAAGAACTTCGATTTTCCCTCTTACGCGGCGGCCTTCGGCGACGAGGAGCTGGGTTTCAAGAAGGCGTTTCAGGCCCTGCTGAACAACGTGGACCATGAATCGCTGGACCTGAAGGGCCGCAAGATCACCGTGACCGCACCGCTGGACATGCAGGCGGCGGTGCCGAACAAGACCTCCTATGCCACCCGCCGGATCATCCGCAACGGCCAGCTCGAAGCCGCCAGCAGCGCCGCCTGGGACACCGATACCGTCACCTCGCAGGCGACCTACAGCCCCTCGCGGTCCACCAAGCTGACCAATGTTGCCAACATCGCCAATATCAGGGTCGGCTCCCTGGTGGAGGGCGCCGGGGTCGGCCGCGAGATCTACGTGCAGTCCAAGAACACCGGCGCCGGCGAGCTGACGCTGACCGCGCCGCTCTATGACGCGGCGGGCACCCAGACCTTCACCTTCCGCGACTTCAAGTACCTGGTGGATTTCGCCGGCTTCAGCGCGCTCAGCAAGTTCGGCATGGAAGGCATCGAGTTCCAGTGCAATGCCCGCTGCAGCGCCCTGCGGCTGGCGCCCTCGGGGTCGGTGTTCTCGCTGGACGGCTGCTTTTTCTCGCGGCCCAAGGACCGCGGCATCACCTCGACCGGGACCGGCTGCCAGGGGATTCTGGTCGACAACTGCCAGTTCCTCTCGGCAGAAGACCCGCTGGATGTGGAGGACCGCATCAGCATCGGCCTGAACGTGAACGCCAATGACGCCAAGCTGCGCAGCAACCGCGCCACCAAGTTCCGCCATTTCGCCCTGCTGGCAGGCGCCAACAACACGGTAACGGGCAATCATTTCTTTCAGGGTGACAGCGTGGCGAACGGGGTCCGCTCCGCCGGGCTGGTGCTGGCGGCCAACAATTGCACCACCACGGTGTCGGACAATTACATCGACAACTGCTTTATCGAATGGACCAACGAGCGCGACCCGTCGCCGGATTTCACCACCGGTTTCTCCTTCAGCGCGCTGTCGGTGACTGCGAATGTGTTCCTGTCCGGCGACGTGGCGCCCTGGTTCAGCTATATCGTGATCAAGCCCTACGGCAGCGGCCATTACCTGAACGGGCTGTCGGTGACCGGCAACAAATTCCGCTCGCTCAACGGCAGCATCGACCGGGCGGAGCGGGTGGATACCAGTTTTTCGGACCTGGATTTCTCCCGCGCCAACGATGTGGTGTTCGAGGGCAACATGTACCACAACGTCACCACCCATACCGCCAACCCCTTGCGGATCCGGCACAATCAGACCTCGGCGTCGTCGTCCTGGGCGGTCAGGGCCAACGGGCAGCTGCCGTTTCAGGGCTACGCGCGCTATGTCGACAGCGTGGTGCCGCAGGGGCCGGTGCGCACCGGCGGCAACAGCACCCGCTACAGCATGCCCTACTGCGATACCCAGCAGGGCGCCAATAACGACGAAATCCGCCTGCGCTGGCAGGAGGCGCTGAAGGGCGAGGTTCAGGTGCTGCTGAGGATGGACGCCTAG
- a CDS encoding lysine--tRNA ligase, with product MSDVREEALKSKAWPFEEARRVLKRYAKGAPKKGYVLFETGYGPSGLPHIGTFGEVARTTMIKKAFETISDIPTRLICFSDDLDGMRKVPGNVPNQEALAEHLQKPLTSVPDPFGTHESFGHHNNAMLRRFLDTFGFEYEFYSATEFYRSGQFDEILKRAVEKYDDIMEIMLKSLREERRQTYSIFLPIHPETGRVLYVPMKKVCTETYTVTFDDEDGKEWTLPVTGGNVKLQWKPDFGARWAALEVDFEMYGKDHSTNTPIYDGICRVLGVPAPEHFTYELFLDENGQKISKSSGNGVSIDEWLTYASTESLAYFMYQKPKTAKRMHFDVIPKAVDEYHQQLRAYHGQDLKAQLNNPVWHIHGGEVPQSDMVVPFSMLLNLASASSAEDKATMWGFINKYAPNATPDTHPGMDQAAGFAVRYFNDFVKPAKQFRLPTDQERAALQDLADALKSPEAALAAIAKKNEIAGSTDPLPEANFADEEFLQSVVFAIGKIHGFEPLRAWFSAIYEVLLGASQGPRFGGFIALYGVEETIALIEKALAGELA from the coding sequence ATGTCTGATGTGCGCGAAGAAGCTCTGAAGAGCAAAGCCTGGCCGTTTGAAGAAGCCCGCCGGGTTCTCAAACGTTATGCCAAGGGCGCGCCCAAGAAGGGCTATGTCCTCTTCGAGACCGGCTATGGCCCCTCCGGCCTGCCGCACATCGGCACCTTCGGCGAGGTCGCCCGCACCACCATGATCAAGAAGGCGTTCGAGACCATTTCGGACATCCCGACCCGGCTGATCTGCTTCTCGGACGACCTCGACGGGATGCGCAAGGTGCCGGGCAACGTCCCCAACCAGGAGGCGCTGGCCGAGCATCTGCAAAAGCCGCTCACCTCGGTGCCGGACCCGTTCGGCACGCACGAAAGCTTTGGCCACCACAACAACGCCATGCTGCGCCGGTTCCTGGACACCTTCGGGTTCGAGTATGAATTCTACTCGGCCACCGAATTCTACCGCTCCGGCCAGTTCGACGAGATCCTGAAGCGCGCCGTCGAGAAATACGACGACATCATGGAGATCATGCTGAAGTCCCTGCGCGAGGAGCGCCGCCAGACCTATTCGATCTTCCTGCCGATCCACCCGGAAACCGGCCGCGTTCTCTATGTGCCGATGAAGAAGGTCTGCACCGAGACCTACACCGTCACCTTCGACGACGAGGACGGCAAGGAATGGACCCTGCCGGTCACCGGCGGCAACGTGAAGCTGCAGTGGAAGCCCGATTTCGGCGCCCGCTGGGCCGCGCTGGAAGTCGATTTCGAGATGTACGGCAAGGACCACTCCACCAATACGCCGATCTATGACGGCATCTGCCGGGTGCTGGGCGTGCCCGCGCCGGAGCATTTCACCTATGAGCTGTTCCTTGATGAAAACGGCCAGAAGATCTCCAAATCCTCCGGCAACGGCGTCTCGATCGACGAATGGCTGACCTACGCCTCGACCGAGAGCCTGGCGTATTTCATGTACCAGAAGCCCAAGACCGCCAAGCGGATGCATTTCGACGTGATCCCCAAGGCGGTGGACGAATACCACCAGCAGCTGCGCGCCTACCACGGGCAGGACCTGAAAGCGCAGCTCAATAACCCGGTCTGGCACATTCACGGCGGCGAGGTGCCGCAGTCGGATATGGTGGTGCCGTTCTCGATGCTGTTGAACCTCGCCTCCGCTTCCAGCGCCGAGGACAAGGCCACCATGTGGGGCTTCATCAACAAATACGCCCCGAACGCCACCCCCGACACCCATCCGGGCATGGACCAGGCGGCGGGCTTTGCGGTGCGCTACTTCAACGACTTCGTGAAGCCGGCCAAGCAGTTCCGCCTGCCCACCGATCAGGAGCGCGCAGCGCTGCAGGATCTGGCGGATGCGCTGAAATCTCCCGAAGCCGCGCTGGCCGCGATTGCGAAAAAGAACGAGATCGCAGGCAGCACCGACCCGCTGCCCGAGGCGAACTTCGCGGATGAGGAATTCCTGCAGTCCGTGGTCTTTGCCATCGGCAAAATCCACGGATTCGAGCCGCTGCGCGCCTGGTTCTCGGCGATCTACGAGGTGCTGCTGGGCGCCTCCCAGGGCCCCCGCTTCGGCGGTTTCATCGCGCTTTACGGGGTCGAGGAGACCATCGCCCTGATCGAAAAGGCGCTGGCGGGCGAGCTGGCCTGA
- a CDS encoding antibiotic biosynthesis monooxygenase family protein — MPKIAKTADIQTVITTFEMTPGTCQDLLEALEDAYREFISKQPGFISAGLHVNDAQTRIANYSQWRRREDFMAMLRTAEMRERNRKINELCRSFEPVMYDVAEVFGS, encoded by the coding sequence ATGCCCAAAATAGCAAAAACCGCTGATATCCAGACCGTTATCACCACCTTCGAGATGACGCCCGGGACCTGCCAGGACCTGCTGGAGGCGCTGGAGGATGCCTATCGCGAGTTCATCTCCAAGCAGCCCGGCTTCATTTCGGCCGGTCTGCACGTGAATGACGCCCAGACCCGCATCGCCAACTATTCGCAGTGGCGCCGCCGGGAGGATTTCATGGCGATGCTGCGCACCGCGGAAATGCGTGAGCGCAACCGCAAGATCAATGAGCTGTGCCGCAGCTTTGAGCCGGTGATGTACGACGTGGCGGAGGTCTTTGGCTCGTGA
- a CDS encoding HugZ family protein: MPAPVRPTDDDARQLAQSLMAEARFAALGVLLEEGTPLVTRVAFGLDPQGGPVSLVSDLAQHTRALRRTPACSLLVGEPGGKGDALSHPRLSLICRAEFLSRQSPDHGPLAAHYLRRQPKAKLYLQLADFAFVRFRVTAAYLNGGFGKAFHLDAADLQPPPRP, from the coding sequence ATGCCCGCGCCCGTCCGCCCCACCGATGACGACGCCCGCCAGCTGGCGCAAAGCCTGATGGCTGAGGCCCGCTTCGCAGCGCTTGGCGTGCTGCTGGAGGAGGGCACCCCGCTGGTCACCCGGGTGGCGTTCGGCCTGGACCCGCAGGGCGGCCCGGTCAGCCTGGTCTCGGACCTGGCCCAGCACACCCGGGCGCTGCGCAGGACCCCCGCCTGCTCGCTGCTGGTGGGGGAGCCGGGCGGCAAGGGCGATGCGCTCAGCCATCCCCGCCTCAGCCTGATCTGCCGGGCGGAGTTCCTCAGCCGCCAAAGCCCGGACCACGGCCCGCTGGCCGCGCATTACCTGCGCCGCCAGCCCAAGGCGAAGCTGTACCTGCAGCTTGCCGACTTCGCCTTTGTCCGGTTCCGGGTGACGGCGGCCTATCTGAATGGCGGTTTCGGCAAAGCCTTCCATCTTGACGCCGCCGATCTGCAGCCGCCGCCCCGGCCCTAG
- a CDS encoding aminoacyl-tRNA deacylase: MIASRLKHHLEAQGLPFGTVRHPYTATAAECAESAHVPGDHLAKSVLIHMEEGPVLAVVPSNQTVDLHALQTIMDRRLGLAPEHELNQVFDDCDPGAAPCVGAAYHVPTVIDDSLTGLDKVWFEAGDHKTLIEMKGDDFDTLMKDAKHGSFCTVH; this comes from the coding sequence ATGATCGCCTCACGCCTGAAACATCATCTCGAGGCACAGGGCCTGCCGTTCGGCACCGTCCGCCACCCCTATACTGCCACTGCTGCGGAATGCGCGGAATCGGCGCATGTGCCGGGGGATCACCTGGCCAAATCCGTGCTCATCCACATGGAGGAAGGCCCGGTTCTGGCCGTCGTGCCGTCCAACCAGACGGTTGACCTGCACGCGCTGCAAACGATCATGGACCGCCGCCTGGGGCTGGCGCCGGAACATGAGCTGAACCAGGTCTTCGACGACTGCGATCCGGGCGCGGCGCCCTGCGTCGGCGCGGCCTATCATGTGCCCACCGTCATCGACGACAGCCTGACCGGCCTGGACAAGGTCTGGTTCGAGGCCGGTGACCACAAGACGCTGATCGAAATGAAGGGCGACGATTTCGACACCCTGATGAAGGACGCCAAGCACGGTTCCTTCTGCACGGTCCACTGA
- a CDS encoding GNAT family N-acetyltransferase — MTDFFNEHGQPIGAPLPHWTGARAPGHTGMEGQYCRVEPLQADRHGADLFAAFRQDRTDAVWTYVPYGPFAAPEALHTWVEAASAVDAQPYFAVINGTSGKAEGIASYMRLQPEHGVIEVGGITLAPPLQRTRAATEAMYLMMARVFNDLGYRRYEWKCDALNAPSRRAAERLGFTYEGLFRQAIVYKGRNRDTAWYSVLDGEWPQLEAAFKAWLDPGNFDADGQQKQSLARLRAAQAGT; from the coding sequence TTCTTCAACGAACACGGCCAGCCCATCGGCGCGCCGCTGCCGCACTGGACCGGTGCCCGCGCGCCCGGACACACCGGCATGGAGGGGCAGTACTGCCGGGTTGAGCCGCTGCAGGCAGACCGACACGGCGCGGATCTGTTCGCGGCGTTCCGGCAGGACCGCACCGATGCGGTCTGGACCTACGTGCCCTATGGCCCCTTTGCCGCCCCCGAGGCGCTGCACACTTGGGTCGAGGCCGCCAGCGCAGTGGATGCGCAGCCCTATTTCGCGGTCATCAACGGCACCAGCGGCAAGGCTGAGGGCATCGCCAGTTATATGCGCCTTCAGCCGGAACACGGCGTCATCGAGGTGGGCGGCATCACCCTTGCCCCGCCGCTTCAGCGGACACGGGCGGCGACCGAGGCGATGTATCTGATGATGGCGCGGGTGTTCAACGACCTGGGCTACCGCCGCTATGAATGGAAATGCGACGCGCTGAACGCCCCCTCCCGGCGCGCGGCGGAGCGGCTTGGCTTCACCTATGAGGGGCTGTTCCGCCAGGCCATCGTCTACAAGGGCCGCAACCGCGACACCGCCTGGTATTCGGTTCTGGATGGCGAGTGGCCGCAGCTGGAGGCGGCTTTCAAGGCCTGGCTCGACCCCGGAAATTTCGACGCAGACGGCCAGCAAAAGCAGTCTCTGGCCCGGCTCAGGGCGGCGCAGGCCGGGACCTGA
- a CDS encoding lactoylglutathione lyase family protein: MTTTPRTFSHIGLSVPDLEAAVKFYADVMGFYVLMQPSEVTEDDSAIGQMCTDVFGPGWTRLRIAHLSTADGIGIELFEFDGNEAPQDNFQYRKHGTFHFAVQDPDVEGLLEKIVAAGGKQRMPVREYFPGEKPYRMVYVEDPFGIIFELYSHSYELTYSAGAYS, translated from the coding sequence ATGACCACCACGCCCAGAACCTTCTCGCACATCGGCCTGTCGGTGCCGGACCTTGAAGCGGCCGTGAAGTTTTACGCGGACGTCATGGGGTTTTACGTGCTGATGCAGCCCAGCGAAGTGACCGAGGACGACAGCGCCATCGGGCAGATGTGCACCGATGTGTTCGGCCCAGGCTGGACCCGCCTGCGCATTGCGCATCTGTCCACCGCGGATGGCATCGGCATCGAGCTGTTCGAATTTGACGGCAACGAAGCGCCGCAGGACAACTTCCAGTACCGCAAGCACGGCACCTTCCATTTCGCCGTGCAGGACCCCGACGTCGAAGGGCTGCTGGAAAAGATCGTCGCGGCCGGCGGCAAGCAGCGGATGCCGGTGCGGGAGTATTTCCCCGGCGAGAAGCCCTACCGCATGGTCTACGTCGAAGACCCGTTCGGGATCATTTTCGAGCTGTACAGCCACAGCTATGAGCTGACCTACTCAGCCGGCGCCTACAGCTGA
- a CDS encoding universal stress protein, producing the protein MYHNVLVPISFDPERDITGPLKVARLLSAPGAKVTLLHVIEQVPAYAISYVPADFMEDTRQALQAELDGLAQTLPNAEGVLVEGHSGRTILDWAEQHKPDLIILASHRPSMQDFLWGSTSGHVVRHAACAVHVVR; encoded by the coding sequence ATGTATCATAACGTTCTGGTGCCGATTTCCTTTGATCCGGAGCGCGATATCACCGGGCCGCTGAAAGTGGCACGGCTGCTTTCGGCGCCTGGGGCCAAGGTGACGCTGCTGCATGTGATCGAACAGGTCCCGGCCTATGCGATCTCCTACGTGCCCGCGGATTTCATGGAAGACACCCGGCAGGCGCTGCAGGCGGAGCTGGACGGGCTGGCGCAGACCCTGCCCAACGCCGAGGGCGTGCTGGTCGAGGGCCATTCCGGCCGCACCATCCTGGACTGGGCCGAGCAGCACAAGCCGGACCTGATCATCCTCGCCTCGCACCGCCCGTCGATGCAGGACTTTCTCTGGGGGTCGACGTCGGGCCATGTGGTGCGCCACGCGGCCTGCGCGGTGCATGTGGTGCGCTGA
- a CDS encoding zf-TFIIB domain-containing protein, whose translation MQCPIDGTTLVMADRAGVEIDYCPQCRGVWLDRGELDKIIERSAQPAQAAPQPPRHEERGGHHDPRYSKPYKKKSKKNFLEDLFDF comes from the coding sequence ATGCAGTGCCCGATTGACGGAACCACTTTGGTCATGGCCGACCGCGCTGGGGTGGAGATCGACTATTGCCCCCAGTGCCGCGGTGTGTGGCTGGACCGGGGGGAGCTGGACAAGATCATCGAACGCTCCGCCCAGCCCGCGCAGGCCGCGCCGCAGCCGCCGCGCCATGAAGAACGCGGCGGGCATCACGATCCGCGCTACAGCAAGCCGTACAAGAAGAAGAGCAAGAAGAACTTCCTGGAAGATCTGTTCGATTTCTGA